In Edaphobacter lichenicola, a single genomic region encodes these proteins:
- a CDS encoding winged helix-turn-helix transcriptional regulator, translating to MPWAQELEEAREVLEGRWKILILFHLFTAPVLRFSELRRAGRSIRRCRTNRRFTQRTIHEEY from the coding sequence GTGCCCTGGGCTCAGGAGTTAGAAGAGGCCCGGGAAGTCCTTGAAGGGCGATGGAAGATCCTTATACTTTTCCATCTTTTCACTGCGCCCGTGCTCCGCTTCTCGGAACTGCGTCGAGCCGGAAGGTCTATCCGGAGGTGCCGCACAAATCGCCGATTCACTCAGCGAACGATCCATGAGGAGTATTGA